A window of the Vigna angularis cultivar LongXiaoDou No.4 chromosome 3, ASM1680809v1, whole genome shotgun sequence genome harbors these coding sequences:
- the LOC108324544 gene encoding dehydration-responsive element-binding protein 1B — protein sequence MQKRKPGRKKFHETRHPVYKGVRQRNGKWVSKLRQPNNKNARVWLGTFARPDMAAVAYDVAALAFKGDNASLNFPDAISSLPHLNSATSSVKAIQIAATEAAEKHFSCAEFQKLGDYLSSEGGSGSFSWDEDCSELLSEESSRKFFWDEEEVFNTPELLNSMAEALIITPPALQKGFNWVGGETTVDLTLWRN from the coding sequence ATGCAGAAACGAAAACCAGGGAGGAAGAAGTTCCATGAAACACGTCACCCGGTGTACAAAGGTGTGAGACAGAGGAACGGGAAATGGGTGTCCAAGTTACGACAACCTAATAACAAAAACGCACGCGTGTGGCTTGGAACCTTCGCACGCCCCGACATGGCTGCTGTTGCGTACGACGTTGCTGCTTTGGCTTTCAAGGGTGATAACGCTTCCTTGAACTTCCCTGACGCGATTTCTTCATTGCCGCATCTCAACTCGGCTACGTCCTCTGTCAAGGCGATTCAGATTGCCGCGACAGAAGCAGCGGAGAAGCACTTTTCTTGTGCCGAGTTTCAAAAGCTGGGAGACTATCTTTCTTCAGAGGGAGGTTCTGGAAGCTTCTCTTGGGATGAAGATTGTTCGGAGCTGTTATCTGAAGAGAGTTCTAGAAAGTTCTTTTGGGATGAGGAAGAGGTGTTTAACACGCCGGAGTTGTTGAACAGCATGGCGGAAGCGTTGATCATTACACCTCCTGCTTTGCAGAAAGGGTTCAATTGGGTTGGTGGGGAAACCACAGTAGATTTGACTCTGTGGCGAAACTGA